One genomic window of Actinoplanes lobatus includes the following:
- a CDS encoding DUF4437 domain-containing protein: protein MRAHVELIHEDDYIFHAGELPYGEGKILERRLSTDEEDGSSSLSLHATADWGRSAGIVHADTEFYVVEGSMLYGGQELGAGGYVQVPKGTAMDWLKIREGSRVLHWREYGDCGFDPFTNLGEASAAASPESGEGVTVMDAEKMEWTEAQSVGPLTPLYIKLLHRDPKTGFYTRLIRAPKGWTDHRLAHHPCYEEFYTLAGKMAYNFGDIDEGTYCFRPARVKHGHFVAETEIDWILRSDGELTNWYTTDEWVKYGGHAENYDEHDGHVHPILSSLPVRSRSRGEWSGDGM, encoded by the coding sequence GTGAGGGCACATGTGGAGCTGATCCACGAGGACGACTACATCTTCCACGCCGGCGAACTGCCGTACGGCGAGGGGAAGATCCTCGAGCGCCGTCTGTCCACCGACGAGGAGGACGGCTCGTCGTCGCTGTCGCTGCACGCCACCGCGGACTGGGGTCGCAGTGCCGGGATCGTGCACGCCGACACCGAGTTCTACGTGGTCGAGGGTTCCATGCTCTACGGCGGTCAGGAACTGGGCGCCGGCGGTTACGTCCAGGTCCCCAAGGGCACCGCGATGGACTGGCTGAAGATCCGGGAGGGTTCCCGGGTGCTGCACTGGCGTGAGTACGGCGACTGCGGCTTCGACCCGTTCACCAATCTCGGTGAGGCCTCGGCGGCGGCGTCGCCGGAGTCCGGCGAGGGCGTGACCGTCATGGACGCCGAGAAGATGGAGTGGACCGAGGCGCAGTCGGTCGGCCCGCTCACCCCGCTCTACATCAAGCTGCTGCACCGCGACCCCAAGACCGGCTTCTACACCCGGCTCATCCGCGCGCCGAAGGGCTGGACCGACCACCGGCTCGCCCACCACCCGTGCTACGAGGAGTTCTACACCCTGGCCGGGAAGATGGCGTACAACTTCGGCGACATCGACGAGGGCACCTACTGCTTCCGCCCGGCCCGGGTCAAGCACGGCCACTTCGTCGCGGAGACCGAGATCGACTGGATCCTGCGGTCCGACGGTGAGCTGACCAACTGGTACACCACCGACGAGTGGGTCAAGTACGGCGGCCACGCGGAGAACTACGACGAGCACGACGGCCACGTCCACCCGATCCTGTCGTCGCTGCCGGTGCGGTCCCGTTCCCGCGGCGAGTGGTCCGGCGACGGCATGTGA
- a CDS encoding class I adenylate-forming enzyme family protein, protein MLRPGGADLTIAGGVREFGRATPDVIAVRDGDRELKYGALDERSSRIACALLAHGLSYGDRVALLCGNRLEYPEIAAGIAKAGLVLVPVNPRLTAPEVDFILGHSGSRALIVDPALAGAVPDGFPGRVVHIGPEYEAWLGDARAVDPWIAVDERDPFCIAYTAGTTGDPKGVLVSHRSRALTFYATALEWGIGPGRRTIAVAPMYHGAGFAFAYAAVYCGATVSMLRSFQPDGLLDMIQRDGAQSVFLVPTHAQLIRSFFEKVPAAPTLDTLYFNAAALPKVLKEWVFEAFPGVGVHELYGSTEAGVITNLRPPDARRKAGTVGHPWFGTQVRIVDSAGNPVGPGQPGELYSRSPYLMNGYHENPAATAACTTEDGFLTSGDIVIRDEEGFISIVDRVKDVIITGGVNVYPRDVEEVLLTHPAVAECAVVGEPDERWGERVVAYYVGRSPVDDGDLEGFLRSRLAGFKVPKQYRTVAALPRNAAGKILKRELRSTP, encoded by the coding sequence ATGCTGCGGCCGGGTGGTGCTGATCTGACGATCGCCGGCGGCGTGCGCGAGTTCGGCCGGGCCACCCCGGACGTGATCGCGGTACGCGACGGTGACCGGGAACTCAAGTACGGGGCGCTCGACGAGCGCTCCTCACGAATCGCGTGTGCGCTGCTCGCCCACGGGCTGTCGTACGGCGACCGGGTGGCGCTGCTCTGCGGCAACCGCCTCGAATATCCGGAGATCGCGGCCGGCATCGCCAAGGCCGGCCTGGTGCTGGTCCCGGTCAACCCACGGCTCACCGCGCCGGAGGTGGACTTCATCCTCGGCCACTCCGGGTCGCGGGCGCTGATCGTGGACCCGGCGCTGGCCGGGGCGGTGCCGGACGGCTTCCCGGGGCGGGTCGTGCACATCGGGCCGGAGTACGAGGCGTGGCTCGGCGACGCCCGTGCCGTCGACCCGTGGATCGCGGTGGACGAGCGGGACCCGTTCTGCATCGCCTACACGGCCGGCACCACCGGCGACCCGAAGGGCGTGCTCGTCTCGCACCGGTCCCGGGCGCTGACCTTCTACGCCACCGCGCTGGAGTGGGGGATCGGGCCGGGGCGGCGGACCATCGCGGTCGCCCCGATGTACCACGGCGCCGGGTTCGCCTTCGCCTACGCGGCCGTCTACTGCGGGGCGACGGTCAGCATGCTGCGCTCGTTCCAGCCGGACGGGCTGCTCGACATGATCCAGCGGGACGGCGCCCAGTCGGTGTTCCTGGTCCCGACCCACGCGCAACTGATCCGCTCCTTTTTTGAGAAGGTCCCGGCCGCACCGACGCTGGACACCCTCTACTTCAACGCGGCGGCCCTGCCGAAGGTGCTCAAGGAGTGGGTGTTCGAGGCGTTCCCCGGGGTCGGTGTCCACGAGTTGTACGGCTCCACCGAGGCCGGCGTGATCACCAACCTGCGGCCGCCGGACGCGCGCCGCAAGGCCGGGACCGTCGGGCATCCGTGGTTCGGCACCCAGGTCCGGATCGTCGACTCCGCGGGAAACCCGGTCGGGCCCGGTCAGCCCGGCGAGTTGTACAGCCGCTCGCCGTACCTGATGAACGGCTACCACGAGAACCCGGCCGCGACCGCCGCCTGCACCACCGAGGACGGCTTCCTCACCTCCGGCGACATCGTGATCCGCGACGAGGAGGGCTTCATCTCCATCGTGGACCGGGTCAAGGACGTGATCATCACGGGCGGCGTGAACGTCTACCCGCGCGACGTCGAGGAGGTCCTGCTCACCCACCCGGCGGTGGCCGAGTGCGCGGTCGTCGGCGAACCGGACGAGCGGTGGGGTGAGCGGGTCGTCGCCTACTACGTCGGCCGGTCGCCCGTCGACGACGGCGACCTGGAGGGCTTCCTGCGGTCGCGGCTGGCCGGATTCAAGGTCCCCAAACAGTACCGAACCGTCGCGGCGCTGCCCCGCAACGCCGCCGGCAAGATCCTGAAACGCGAGCTGAGGAGTACGCCGTGA
- a CDS encoding response regulator transcription factor — MIRLLLADDQALVRGAMAALLDLEPDLTVVAEVGRGDEVVGAARAHAADVALLDVQMPGLDGISAARLLAEAVPDCRVLMVTTFGRAGYLRQAMAAGAGGFVVKDTPARQLADAVRRVHQGLRVVDPALAAQSLAYGDSPLTERETDVLRAARDGGTVADIAGELRLSDGTVRNHLSAAIGKTGARTRAEAVRLALDNGWLI, encoded by the coding sequence ATGATCAGACTGCTGCTCGCCGACGACCAGGCGCTGGTCCGCGGGGCGATGGCCGCCCTGCTCGACCTGGAACCCGACCTGACCGTGGTGGCCGAGGTGGGCCGCGGCGACGAGGTCGTCGGCGCGGCCCGGGCGCACGCCGCCGACGTGGCCCTGCTCGACGTGCAGATGCCCGGCCTGGACGGGATCTCCGCGGCCCGGCTGCTGGCCGAGGCGGTGCCGGACTGCCGGGTGCTGATGGTCACCACCTTCGGCCGGGCCGGCTACCTGCGTCAGGCGATGGCCGCCGGCGCCGGTGGTTTCGTCGTCAAGGACACCCCGGCCCGGCAGCTCGCCGACGCGGTCCGCCGCGTCCACCAGGGCCTGCGCGTGGTCGACCCGGCGCTGGCCGCGCAGAGCCTGGCCTACGGCGACTCGCCGCTGACCGAACGGGAGACCGATGTGCTGCGCGCCGCCCGGGACGGCGGCACGGTGGCCGACATCGCCGGTGAGCTGCGGCTCTCCGACGGCACGGTCCGCAACCACCTGTCCGCGGCGATCGGCAAGACCGGCGCCCGCACCCGGGCCGAGGCGGTGCGGCTGGCGCTCGACAACGGCTGGTTGATCTGA
- a CDS encoding CaiB/BaiF CoA transferase family protein, with protein sequence MTAPLSDIRVLETGTLLAGPFCGQLLGDFGAEVIKLEDPGKGDPMRQWGREKPHGQSLWWPVVARNKKSVTCNLRTEEGQSLVRRLVEKADVLLENFRPGTLERWGLSYEELSRINPRLILVRVTGYGQTGPYSPRAGFGSIGEAMGGLRYVTGEADRSPSRSGISIGDSLAATYAAFGTLAALHARERTGRGQVVDSAIYEAVLAMMESLIPEWSVAGYRRERTGPILPNVAPSNVYPSADGSDVLIAANQDTVFRRLADVMERPDLPADARYATHGARGENQAELDDIISAWTRTIPSAKLLSLLHEAGVPAGGIYTAEDIIADPHVQARQAVIEVDHPEFGKLPMQNVAPKLSGTPGGVKWAGPALGSHNEEVYQGLLGLTGDELADLRTRGIV encoded by the coding sequence GTGACCGCGCCACTGTCTGACATTCGCGTATTGGAAACCGGAACCCTGCTCGCCGGCCCGTTCTGCGGGCAGCTCCTCGGCGACTTCGGGGCCGAGGTGATCAAGCTGGAGGACCCGGGCAAGGGCGATCCGATGCGCCAGTGGGGCCGGGAGAAGCCGCACGGCCAGTCCCTGTGGTGGCCGGTGGTGGCCCGCAACAAGAAGTCGGTCACCTGCAACCTGCGCACCGAAGAGGGCCAGAGCCTGGTCCGGCGCCTGGTCGAGAAGGCCGACGTCCTGCTGGAGAACTTCCGGCCGGGCACCCTGGAGCGCTGGGGCCTCTCCTACGAGGAGCTGTCGAGGATCAACCCCCGGCTCATCCTGGTCCGGGTGACCGGTTACGGACAGACCGGACCGTATTCGCCGCGCGCCGGGTTCGGCTCGATCGGCGAGGCGATGGGCGGGCTGCGGTATGTGACCGGCGAGGCCGACCGGTCCCCGTCCCGCTCCGGCATCTCGATCGGCGACTCGCTGGCCGCCACCTACGCAGCGTTCGGCACGCTGGCCGCCCTGCACGCCCGCGAGCGCACCGGCCGCGGCCAGGTCGTCGACTCGGCGATCTACGAGGCGGTGCTCGCCATGATGGAGTCGCTGATCCCGGAGTGGAGCGTGGCCGGCTACCGCCGCGAGCGCACCGGCCCGATCCTGCCGAACGTCGCTCCCAGCAACGTCTACCCCAGCGCCGACGGCTCCGACGTGCTGATCGCCGCCAACCAGGACACCGTGTTCCGCCGGCTGGCCGACGTCATGGAGCGCCCCGACCTGCCGGCCGACGCCCGGTACGCGACGCACGGCGCCCGCGGCGAGAACCAGGCCGAACTCGACGACATCATCTCCGCCTGGACCCGGACCATCCCGTCGGCGAAACTGCTGTCGCTGCTGCACGAGGCCGGCGTCCCGGCCGGCGGCATCTACACGGCCGAGGACATCATCGCCGACCCGCACGTCCAGGCCCGGCAGGCGGTCATCGAGGTGGACCACCCCGAGTTCGGCAAGCTCCCGATGCAGAACGTGGCGCCGAAGCTGTCCGGCACCCCCGGCGGGGTGAAATGGGCCGGTCCGGCGCTCGGCTCCCACAACGAGGAGGTCTACCAGGGCCTGCTCGGCCTCACCGGCGACGAGCTGGCCGACCTGAGAACCCGCGGGATCGTCTGA
- a CDS encoding hydroxymethylglutaryl-CoA lyase, with the protein MKQGVSDVEIVEVGPRDGLQNEKRVLPASVKVGYVSRAIAAGLRRIEVAAFARPDRVPQMADAEEVLRSVPRRPDVRYVALVLNGRGLDRALALEAARPDEINYVVVASDEFSRRNQGMSTAASLSAFREVASRARDAGFFVTLTVAAAFGCPFTGSVPVSRVRDIVADAGPLDEICLADTIGVGVPGQVTELAAAVREVAPGAPLRAHFHNTRNTGYANAIAAVASGFVALDASLGGIGGCPFAPAATGNIATEDLAYLLNRSALKTGVDVTAAAAAGTWIGSELGLAPVPAQLGRAGDFPLAP; encoded by the coding sequence ATGAAACAGGGGGTGTCGGACGTGGAGATCGTCGAGGTCGGGCCGCGGGACGGGCTGCAGAACGAGAAGCGGGTGCTGCCGGCTTCCGTCAAGGTCGGCTACGTGTCGCGGGCCATCGCGGCGGGGTTGCGGCGGATCGAGGTGGCCGCCTTCGCCCGCCCGGACCGGGTGCCGCAGATGGCCGACGCCGAGGAGGTCCTGCGGTCGGTGCCCCGCCGGCCCGACGTCCGGTATGTCGCGCTGGTCCTCAACGGCCGCGGGCTCGACCGGGCACTCGCCTTGGAGGCCGCGCGGCCTGACGAGATCAACTATGTAGTTGTCGCGAGTGATGAGTTTTCCCGCCGCAACCAGGGGATGTCTACGGCCGCTTCGCTTTCGGCGTTCCGTGAAGTTGCTTCGCGGGCGCGTGACGCCGGATTTTTCGTGACTTTGACGGTGGCCGCGGCGTTCGGATGCCCCTTTACCGGGTCGGTGCCCGTTTCCCGGGTGCGCGACATCGTGGCCGATGCGGGTCCGCTGGATGAGATCTGCCTGGCCGACACCATCGGCGTGGGCGTGCCGGGGCAGGTCACCGAGCTGGCGGCCGCGGTGCGTGAGGTCGCTCCGGGCGCGCCGCTGCGCGCTCACTTCCACAACACCAGGAACACGGGGTACGCCAACGCGATCGCCGCGGTGGCGAGTGGATTCGTGGCGCTGGACGCCAGTCTCGGTGGGATCGGCGGGTGCCCGTTCGCGCCGGCCGCCACCGGGAACATCGCCACCGAGGATCTGGCCTACCTGCTGAACCGGTCGGCGCTGAAGACCGGGGTGGACGTGACCGCGGCCGCTGCCGCCGGGACCTGGATCGGGTCGGAGCTCGGGCTCGCCCCGGTTCCCGCGCAACTCGGCCGGGCCGGCGACTTCCCTCTTGCGCCATGA
- a CDS encoding isochorismatase family protein — MAELGEDYARAGFARRLGWGARPAVLLVDPALAYTDPDSPLFLTTGQAAAEAMAELADAARAADIPVLWTRVHFADESCAEAPLFAAKVPALKVFADGNPLGDFAPPLRPAPGEQVVVKHYASAFAGTSLAAWLASHSIDTVVIGGYSTSGCVRASALDALQHGFRPIVVRDACADRDGGPHDHNLFDLDAKYADVVTLPETLQTLIWYAAERSE, encoded by the coding sequence ATGGCCGAGCTCGGCGAGGACTACGCGAGGGCCGGGTTCGCGCGGCGACTGGGCTGGGGCGCCCGGCCCGCGGTGCTGCTCGTGGACCCGGCGCTGGCGTACACCGACCCGGATTCGCCGCTCTTCCTCACCACCGGCCAGGCGGCCGCCGAGGCGATGGCCGAGCTGGCCGACGCCGCCCGCGCCGCCGATATCCCGGTCCTCTGGACCCGGGTCCACTTCGCCGACGAGTCGTGCGCGGAGGCGCCGCTGTTCGCCGCCAAGGTCCCGGCGCTCAAGGTCTTCGCCGACGGCAACCCGCTGGGTGACTTCGCGCCGCCGCTGCGCCCGGCGCCCGGCGAGCAGGTGGTGGTCAAGCACTACGCGAGCGCCTTCGCCGGCACGTCGCTGGCCGCCTGGCTGGCCTCGCACTCGATCGACACCGTGGTCATCGGCGGTTACTCCACCTCCGGCTGCGTCCGCGCCTCGGCGCTCGACGCGCTCCAGCACGGCTTCCGGCCGATCGTCGTCCGCGACGCCTGCGCCGACCGCGACGGCGGCCCGCACGACCACAACCTCTTCGACCTCGACGCCAAATACGCCGACGTGGTCACCCTTCCCGAAACCCTGCAAACCCTGATCTGGTACGCGGCGGAGCGTTCCGAATAG